A part of Haladaptatus caseinilyticus genomic DNA contains:
- a CDS encoding lipoyl domain-containing protein — protein sequence MSSNSDRVSVDTADVWPTDVEEDEAVVVNWFVTEGSHVEAGDDLCEFQVEKVSIDVPAPVTGQLDEIILDENDEFEAGETLAWIRPG from the coding sequence ATGAGTTCGAATTCCGATCGCGTCTCAGTCGATACGGCCGACGTGTGGCCGACGGATGTCGAGGAGGACGAGGCAGTGGTCGTCAACTGGTTCGTGACCGAAGGGAGTCACGTTGAGGCTGGTGACGATCTCTGTGAGTTCCAAGTCGAAAAAGTGAGTATCGACGTTCCAGCACCGGTGACGGGTCAGCTCGACGAAATCATCCTCGACGAAAACGACGAGTTCGAAGCGGGTGAAACGCTTGCTTGGATTCGGCCGGGCTGA